In one Streptomyces sp. NBC_01288 genomic region, the following are encoded:
- a CDS encoding SDR family NAD(P)-dependent oxidoreductase, with translation MSNRFSGRTALVTGAGSGIGRAIALAFAAEGANVVVAGRRREPLVETVALIEAGVGAQGGGGNAFAVTADVSRAVDAHALVQAAVDRYGSLDVAVNNAGIFRGGQPLADLTEEDWRAQLDINVTGVFLALRAEIAQMRVQPSGGAIVNVASTFGVHTSSPGAAAYAASKAAVAVLSKGAAVDHIREGVRINVVSPGATDTPMSLRAGETEADRAERVRVTLPLGRISATSEVAAAVLYLASDDAASVVGTDLVVDSGATA, from the coding sequence ATGAGCAACCGCTTCTCCGGCAGGACAGCCCTCGTCACCGGGGCGGGGTCGGGTATCGGGCGGGCGATCGCCCTCGCGTTCGCGGCGGAGGGGGCGAACGTCGTCGTAGCAGGACGCCGACGCGAACCACTCGTCGAGACCGTCGCGTTGATCGAGGCCGGGGTCGGGGCTCAGGGCGGAGGCGGGAATGCCTTCGCGGTAACTGCCGATGTCTCGAGGGCAGTTGACGCCCACGCCCTGGTACAGGCAGCCGTCGACCGGTACGGCTCGCTCGACGTGGCCGTCAACAACGCGGGGATCTTCCGGGGCGGGCAACCCCTCGCCGACCTCACCGAGGAGGACTGGCGCGCCCAACTCGACATCAACGTGACCGGCGTGTTCCTGGCCCTGCGTGCCGAGATCGCGCAGATGCGCGTCCAGCCGTCCGGCGGCGCGATCGTGAACGTGGCGTCGACCTTCGGCGTGCACACGAGCAGCCCCGGTGCCGCCGCCTACGCCGCGTCCAAGGCCGCCGTAGCCGTACTGAGCAAGGGCGCAGCCGTGGACCACATCCGCGAGGGCGTCCGCATCAACGTGGTCAGCCCCGGTGCCACCGACACCCCCATGTCCCTGCGCGCCGGCGAGACGGAGGCCGACCGCGCCGAACGGGTACGGGTCACGCTCCCCCTGGGCCGTATCTCCGCCACGTCCGAAGTCGCCGCCGCCGTCCTCTACTTGGCCTCGGACGACGCGGCGTCGGTGGTGGGCACGGACCTGGTGGTGGACAGCGGCGCGACGGCTTGA
- a CDS encoding excalibur calcium-binding domain-containing protein produces MTHPYATPPMPQPQPPFQPVRPAPRWARKRYVLPALALAFLIGIGAGGSGQDKKTDTTSDAKPAAASPQPTTTVTATTTETATPAPAPTVTTTKTVKVTKTVTAEAAAGTGSGSGSGSGSGSGSEDTNSGGGSTYYTNCTAARAAGVTPLHRGDPGYDSHLDRDGDGVACE; encoded by the coding sequence ATGACCCACCCGTACGCCACACCACCCATGCCCCAGCCCCAGCCGCCGTTCCAGCCCGTCCGGCCGGCACCCCGCTGGGCCCGCAAGCGCTACGTACTCCCCGCCCTCGCCCTGGCCTTCCTCATCGGCATCGGCGCGGGCGGCTCCGGCCAGGACAAGAAGACCGACACGACGTCCGACGCGAAGCCCGCGGCGGCCAGCCCTCAGCCGACGACGACCGTCACGGCGACGACGACGGAGACCGCCACCCCGGCCCCCGCCCCCACGGTCACCACGACCAAGACCGTCAAGGTCACGAAGACGGTCACCGCGGAGGCGGCCGCAGGCACCGGCTCGGGTTCTGGCTCCGGCTCCGGCTCCGGCTCCGGCTCCGAAGACACCAACTCCGGCGGCGGCAGCACCTATTACACGAACTGCACCGCCGCCCGTGCCGCCGGCGTCACGCCCCTCCACAGGGGCGACCCCGGCTACGACTCCCACCTCGACCGGGACGGGGACGGGGTCGCCTGCGAGTGA
- the ppdK gene encoding pyruvate, phosphate dikinase, with the protein MSENKEPHVVKFVYDFTEGNKDLKDLLGGKGANLAEMTNLGLPVPPGFTITTEACKTYLDSGDEPAALRDEVSAHLDALESTMGKKLGQADDPLLVSVRSGAKFSMPGMMDTVLNIGLSDKSVQGLAKQAGDERFAWDSYRRLIQMFGKTVLGVEGDLFEEALDKAKDAKKVVVDTELDAADLKKLVTRFKRIVKTEAGRDFPQDPREQMDLAIHAVFDSWNTDRAKLYRRQERIPHDLGTAVNVCSMVFGNLGPDSGTGVAFTRDPASGHQGVYGDYLQNAQGEDVVAGIRNTVPLAELEQIDKASYDQLMQIMKTLENHYKDLCDIEFTIERGQLWMLQTRVGKRTAGAAFRIATQLVDQGLIDEAEALQRVTGAQLAQLMFPRFDDEAKVQQVGRGIAASPGAAVGKAVFDSYTAVKWSRSGEKVILVRRETNPDDLDGMIAAEGILTSRGGKTSHAAVVARGMGKTCVCGAEELEVDTKRRRMTVPGGHVVEEGDVISIDGSSGKVYLGEVPVVPSPVVEYFEGRMHAGADDADELVEAVHRIIGYADRVRRLRVRANADNAEDALRARRFGAQGIGLCRTEHMFLGDRRELVERLILADTDTEREESLKALLPLQKADFVELFKAMDGLPVTVRLLDPPLHEFLPDITELSVRVALAESRQESHENDLRLLQAVHRLHEQNPMLGLRGVRLGLVIPGLFTMQVRAIAEAAAERKAAKGDPRAEIMIPLVGTVQELEIVREEADQVVAEVEAATGTSLKLSIGTMIELPRAALTAGQIAEAAEFFSFGTNDLTQTVWGFSRDDVEASFFTAYLEKGIFGVSPFETIDRDGVGSLVKLAAKAGRETRPDLKLGVCGEHGGDPESVHFFHEVGLDYVSCSPFRIPVARLEAGRAASVAQGSDHR; encoded by the coding sequence GTGTCGGAAAACAAAGAACCCCACGTAGTGAAGTTCGTCTACGACTTCACCGAGGGAAACAAGGACCTCAAGGACCTCCTCGGCGGCAAGGGTGCCAACCTCGCCGAGATGACGAACCTGGGCCTTCCCGTCCCTCCCGGCTTCACCATCACCACCGAGGCGTGCAAGACCTACCTCGACAGCGGGGACGAGCCGGCGGCACTGCGTGACGAGGTGAGTGCACACCTCGACGCGCTGGAGTCGACGATGGGCAAGAAGCTCGGGCAGGCCGACGACCCCCTGCTCGTATCGGTCCGCTCCGGGGCGAAGTTCTCCATGCCCGGCATGATGGACACCGTCCTGAACATCGGCCTCTCCGACAAGTCCGTGCAGGGCCTGGCGAAGCAGGCAGGCGACGAGCGCTTCGCGTGGGACTCGTACCGCCGCCTGATCCAGATGTTCGGCAAGACCGTCCTCGGCGTCGAGGGCGACCTCTTCGAGGAGGCCCTCGACAAGGCCAAGGACGCCAAGAAGGTCGTCGTGGACACCGAGTTGGACGCGGCCGACCTGAAGAAGCTGGTCACCCGGTTCAAGCGGATCGTCAAGACCGAGGCCGGCCGCGACTTCCCGCAGGACCCGCGCGAGCAGATGGACCTCGCCATCCACGCGGTCTTCGACTCCTGGAACACCGACCGCGCCAAGCTCTACCGCCGCCAGGAACGCATCCCGCACGACCTCGGCACGGCGGTCAACGTCTGCTCGATGGTCTTCGGCAACCTCGGCCCCGACTCGGGCACGGGTGTCGCGTTCACCCGCGACCCGGCCAGCGGCCACCAGGGCGTCTACGGCGACTACTTGCAGAACGCGCAGGGCGAGGATGTCGTAGCCGGCATCCGAAACACCGTGCCCCTCGCGGAACTTGAGCAGATCGACAAGGCGTCGTACGACCAGCTCATGCAGATCATGAAGACCCTGGAGAACCACTACAAGGATCTCTGCGACATCGAATTCACCATCGAGCGCGGGCAGTTGTGGATGCTCCAGACGCGGGTGGGGAAGCGGACGGCGGGTGCGGCCTTCCGTATCGCGACCCAGCTCGTCGACCAGGGTCTGATCGACGAGGCCGAGGCCCTCCAGCGGGTCACCGGCGCGCAGTTGGCGCAGCTGATGTTCCCGCGCTTCGACGACGAGGCGAAGGTCCAGCAGGTCGGCCGGGGCATCGCGGCCTCGCCGGGTGCGGCGGTCGGCAAGGCGGTCTTCGACTCGTACACGGCGGTGAAGTGGTCGCGTTCGGGCGAGAAGGTGATCCTGGTCCGCCGCGAGACGAACCCGGACGACCTCGACGGCATGATCGCGGCGGAGGGCATCCTCACGTCGCGCGGCGGCAAGACGTCCCACGCGGCGGTCGTGGCGCGGGGCATGGGCAAGACGTGCGTGTGCGGCGCGGAGGAGTTGGAGGTCGACACCAAGCGGCGCCGGATGACGGTGCCGGGTGGTCACGTGGTCGAGGAGGGCGACGTGATCTCGATCGACGGCTCCAGCGGCAAGGTGTACCTGGGTGAGGTCCCGGTGGTCCCGTCCCCGGTCGTGGAGTACTTCGAGGGCCGGATGCACGCGGGCGCCGACGACGCCGACGAGTTGGTCGAGGCGGTCCACCGGATCATCGGATACGCGGACCGCGTACGCCGGTTGAGGGTGCGCGCCAACGCCGACAACGCCGAGGACGCGCTGCGCGCCCGCCGCTTCGGGGCCCAGGGCATCGGCCTCTGCCGTACGGAGCACATGTTCCTGGGCGACCGCCGCGAGTTGGTGGAACGCCTGATCCTGGCCGACACGGACACTGAACGCGAGGAGTCCCTCAAGGCTCTTCTCCCGCTCCAGAAGGCCGACTTCGTCGAGTTGTTCAAGGCGATGGACGGACTCCCGGTCACCGTCCGCCTGTTGGACCCGCCGCTGCACGAATTCCTGCCGGACATCACGGAGTTGTCCGTCCGGGTGGCCTTGGCGGAGTCCCGCCAGGAGTCCCACGAGAACGACCTCCGCCTCCTCCAGGCGGTCCACCGCCTGCACGAGCAGAACCCGATGCTGGGCCTGCGGGGCGTGCGGTTGGGTCTGGTGATTCCGGGCTTGTTCACGATGCAGGTGCGGGCGATCGCCGAAGCCGCCGCCGAACGCAAGGCGGCGAAGGGCGACCCGCGCGCGGAGATCATGATCCCGCTCGTCGGCACGGTCCAGGAGTTGGAGATCGTCCGCGAGGAGGCCGACCAGGTCGTAGCGGAGGTGGAGGCGGCGACGGGCACGTCCCTGAAGCTGTCCATCGGCACGATGATCGAACTCCCGCGTGCGGCCCTGACGGCGGGCCAGATCGCGGAGGCGGCGGAGTTCTTCTCGTTCGGCACGAACGACCTCACGCAGACGGTATGGGGCTTCAGCCGGGACGACGTAGAGGCCTCGTTCTTCACGGCCTACCTGGAGAAGGGCATCTTCGGAGTCAGCCCCTTCGAGACGATCGACCGCGACGGCGTCGGCTCCCTGGTGAAACTCGCGGCGAAGGCGGGCCGCGAAACCCGCCCGGACCTCAAGCTCGGCGTCTGCGGCGAACACGGCGGCGACCCGGAGTCGGTCCACTTCTTCCACGAGGTCGGACTGGACTACGTGTCGTGCTCGCCGTTCCGGATTCCGGTGGCCCGGCTTGAGGCGGGGCGGGCGGCTTCGGTGGCGCAGGGGAGCGACCACCGCTGA
- a CDS encoding TetR/AcrR family transcriptional regulator gives MARTKEFDPEAALRAALELFWRRGYEATSMSDIVEHLGIGRASIYATFGNKHDLYLKALESYDRSGLTPMVRELSQPGPALPPVRAIVRRYAAEAADEQLRPLGCMVTNTAAELAPHDAAATRLVERNWDQLEAVLRSALVRAQAQGELPADRDPLALARMLLVLMQGLRVVGRASGDPARVRDAAEQALTLLD, from the coding sequence GTGGCCAGGACCAAGGAGTTCGATCCCGAGGCCGCGCTGCGGGCAGCCCTGGAGCTGTTCTGGCGGCGCGGCTACGAGGCGACGTCGATGTCCGACATCGTCGAGCACCTCGGCATCGGGCGGGCCAGCATCTACGCGACCTTCGGCAACAAGCACGATCTGTACCTGAAGGCCCTGGAGAGCTACGACCGGTCCGGACTCACCCCGATGGTGCGGGAGTTGTCCCAGCCGGGCCCCGCGTTGCCGCCCGTGCGAGCGATCGTACGGCGGTACGCGGCCGAGGCGGCGGACGAACAACTACGGCCGCTGGGCTGCATGGTGACCAACACGGCCGCCGAACTCGCCCCGCACGACGCGGCCGCGACCCGGCTGGTCGAGCGCAACTGGGACCAGCTGGAAGCGGTGTTGCGCTCGGCGCTGGTGCGCGCGCAGGCGCAGGGCGAGTTGCCCGCCGACCGCGATCCGCTCGCCCTCGCGCGCATGCTGCTGGTGCTGATGCAGGGGTTGCGGGTGGTCGGCCGGGCGTCCGGGGACCCGGCGCGGGTGCGGGACGCGGCGGAGCAGGCGTTGACGTTGCTGGACTGA
- a CDS encoding oxidoreductase, with amino-acid sequence MSGWNEKAVPDQRGRVAVVTGANSGLGYVTARELARKGARVVLACRSEVRGSAAADRIVAEVPGAEAQFGRLDLGDLASVREFADTFPYERLDLLVNNAGVMAMPYGTTVDGFETQFGVNHLGHFALTGLLLPALLDAPDARIVTLSSFMHVLANIDIDDLNSERRYSRWTAYSRSKTANLLFTHELARRLAAAGSGVVATAAHPGYAATNLQTAGPQAEGRRGAERLMEIGNRVFAQSAEAGALPSLYAATAPDVRPDAFFGPRIAMWRGAPAPSWRAPWTLNDAMGQRLWAASEELTGVVYDQLKA; translated from the coding sequence ATGTCCGGCTGGAACGAGAAGGCCGTCCCCGACCAGCGCGGCCGGGTCGCCGTCGTCACCGGGGCCAACAGCGGGCTCGGCTACGTCACCGCGCGCGAGCTGGCCCGCAAGGGTGCCCGGGTGGTGCTCGCCTGCCGGAGTGAGGTGCGGGGGAGTGCGGCCGCCGACCGGATCGTGGCCGAAGTGCCGGGCGCCGAGGCGCAGTTCGGGCGGCTGGATCTCGGGGACCTCGCGTCCGTACGGGAGTTCGCGGACACCTTTCCCTACGAGCGGCTCGATCTGCTCGTCAACAACGCCGGCGTCATGGCGATGCCGTACGGCACCACGGTGGACGGGTTCGAGACGCAGTTCGGGGTCAACCACCTGGGGCACTTCGCGCTCACCGGGCTGCTGTTGCCGGCGCTGCTCGACGCGCCCGACGCGCGGATCGTCACGCTCTCCAGCTTCATGCACGTGCTCGCCAACATCGACATCGACGACCTCAACAGCGAGCGCCGGTACAGCCGTTGGACCGCGTACTCCCGTTCCAAGACCGCCAACCTGCTCTTCACGCACGAGCTGGCGCGGCGGCTCGCGGCGGCCGGTTCGGGAGTGGTCGCGACCGCCGCCCACCCCGGATACGCGGCCACCAACCTCCAGACCGCCGGGCCGCAGGCGGAGGGACGCAGGGGTGCCGAGCGGCTCATGGAGATCGGCAACCGGGTCTTCGCCCAGTCGGCGGAGGCGGGCGCGCTGCCCTCCCTCTACGCGGCCACCGCCCCCGACGTGCGACCTGATGCGTTCTTCGGCCCCCGTATCGCCATGTGGCGCGGGGCGCCCGCGCCGTCCTGGCGGGCACCCTGGACTCTCAACGACGCTATGGGGCAACGCCTTTGGGCCGCTTCGGAGGAGCTGACGGGGGTTGTGTACGACCAACTCAAGGCGTGA
- a CDS encoding VOC family protein has protein sequence MPYAQQHPHESELSATAVQLNHTAVYARDRHLSAEFLAAILGLKVGAPFGPFLPVDLGNGVTLDYYEKRDEPIQSQHYAFLVPEAQFDAMIARLEAVGVTYYADPHHTEPGGINRLFGGHGAYFEDPAGHNMEIMTRPYIRP, from the coding sequence ATGCCGTACGCCCAACAGCACCCGCACGAATCCGAACTGTCGGCGACCGCCGTCCAGTTGAACCACACCGCCGTCTACGCCAGGGACCGGCACCTGTCGGCCGAGTTCCTCGCCGCGATCCTGGGGCTGAAGGTCGGTGCTCCGTTCGGGCCCTTCCTCCCCGTCGACCTCGGCAACGGCGTGACGCTCGACTACTACGAGAAGCGGGACGAGCCGATCCAGTCGCAGCACTACGCGTTTCTCGTGCCCGAGGCGCAGTTCGACGCCATGATCGCCCGTCTGGAGGCGGTGGGGGTCACCTACTACGCCGACCCCCACCACACCGAACCCGGCGGGATCAACCGCCTGTTCGGCGGTCACGGCGCGTACTTCGAGGACCCGGCCGGCCACAACATGGAGATCATGACCCGGCCCTACATCCGCCCCTAG